In Geotalea uraniireducens, one genomic interval encodes:
- a CDS encoding DUF445 family protein, which translates to MNFQTLLGTVTPPVVGAVIGYVTNDIAIRMLFRPLKPWHILGVRVPLTPGVIPAGRHEFATSIGRMVGTHLVTGDDVAQALGKDAFRRELRETVNNKLDRLLDRELGTVSSLVPPGLEQWLADLGELVARQVTDEIVAYLGSDGLRNELAGYLAVLESRVLPREVERFLNGDRYEEVRQSAGRALAALLQSRGVTRAVAGLVDEKLEELLADERPLRELLPAELPELVAGQLDEAVPPLLARLGELLRTPEFRAGLDEKLKAGIGGALQNLKGALGFMAGLISVDKIYAMFPGLIDKVAAEIELWLHEERTCRQVAGVLRTSLDEFLDRPLAASLARLPYRRVAAARKMLRKGALGLLRTPGTAELLLELAERELQRRLLAGGEGEPLLDRLVPAVEAERLRGALADWLVALLRAPETRGVVARLVEAKLGDWLYRAPLGRLSARLPAGARRDLDEAVYRQVAELLEKEVPPLIEAIDVSRMVEEKINTLDILKVEELLLSIMEKHFLYINLFGALLGFVMGCGNVLLLALGR; encoded by the coding sequence ATGAACTTCCAGACGCTTCTCGGTACGGTCACCCCGCCGGTGGTCGGCGCGGTCATCGGCTACGTGACCAACGACATCGCCATTCGCATGCTTTTCCGTCCCCTCAAGCCGTGGCACATTCTCGGCGTCCGGGTGCCGCTCACCCCCGGGGTGATCCCGGCCGGCCGGCACGAATTCGCCACCTCCATCGGCCGGATGGTCGGCACCCACCTGGTGACCGGCGACGACGTCGCCCAGGCCCTCGGCAAGGATGCCTTCCGCCGCGAACTGCGGGAGACGGTGAATAACAAGCTGGACCGGCTGCTCGACCGGGAGCTCGGCACGGTCAGCTCCCTCGTTCCCCCCGGCCTGGAGCAGTGGCTGGCCGATCTCGGCGAGCTGGTCGCCCGCCAGGTGACCGACGAGATCGTCGCCTATCTGGGGAGCGACGGCCTGCGCAACGAACTGGCCGGCTACCTGGCGGTGCTGGAGAGCCGGGTGCTCCCCCGGGAGGTGGAACGGTTCCTGAACGGCGACCGCTACGAAGAGGTCCGGCAGAGTGCCGGCCGGGCGCTGGCAGCACTCCTCCAGTCGCGGGGCGTCACCCGGGCGGTGGCCGGGCTGGTCGACGAAAAGCTCGAAGAACTGCTGGCCGACGAACGGCCGCTGCGAGAGCTCCTCCCCGCCGAGCTGCCGGAGCTCGTGGCGGGGCAGCTCGACGAGGCGGTGCCGCCGCTCTTGGCGCGGCTGGGCGAGCTGCTGCGCACCCCGGAATTCCGGGCCGGCCTCGACGAGAAGCTGAAGGCGGGGATCGGCGGCGCGCTGCAGAACCTCAAGGGAGCCCTCGGTTTCATGGCCGGGCTGATCAGTGTCGACAAGATCTACGCGATGTTCCCCGGGCTGATCGACAAGGTGGCGGCGGAGATCGAGCTCTGGCTCCACGAGGAGCGGACCTGCCGCCAGGTGGCCGGGGTGCTCCGCACGAGCCTCGACGAATTCCTCGACCGGCCGCTGGCCGCCTCGCTGGCCCGGCTCCCTTACCGGCGGGTCGCCGCTGCCCGGAAGATGCTCCGCAAGGGGGCCCTTGGGCTGCTCCGCACCCCCGGCACCGCCGAACTGCTCCTGGAGCTGGCCGAGCGGGAGCTGCAGCGCCGGCTTTTGGCCGGCGGGGAAGGGGAGCCGCTCCTCGACCGGCTGGTGCCGGCGGTGGAGGCGGAACGGTTGCGCGGCGCCCTGGCCGACTGGCTGGTGGCCCTCCTCCGGGCGCCGGAAACCCGCGGCGTCGTGGCCCGGCTGGTGGAGGCCAAGCTGGGCGACTGGCTCTACCGGGCGCCGCTCGGCCGGCTGTCGGCCCGGCTCCCCGCCGGCGCCCGCCGCGATCTCGACGAGGCGGTCTATCGCCAGGTGGCCGAGCTGCTCGAAAAAGAGGTGCCGCCGCTGATCGAGGCGATCGATGTCAGCCGGATGGTCGAAGAGAAGATCAACACCCTCGACATCCTCAAAGTGGAGGAGCTCTTGCTCAGCATCATGGAGAAACATTTCCTCTATATCAACCTGTTCGGGGCGCTGCTCGGCTTCGTCATGGGGTGCGGCAACGTCCTGCTGCTGGCCCTCGGCCGTTAG
- a CDS encoding hypoxanthine-guanine phosphoribosyltransferase yields MSVVPDEVKNALAEADLLFGEAEVEAAIERMAVAINARLAGANPLVYCVMNGGLIVTGKLLPQLAFPLEAEYLHATRYGHRLYGTVLDWKVKPARDMRDRTVLIVDDILDEGATLAAIIDYCREHGAREVLTAVLVNKLHDRKARPELVCDFVGLEVEDRYLFGYGMDYQGYWRNARGIYALKGH; encoded by the coding sequence ATGTCCGTCGTTCCCGATGAAGTGAAAAACGCCCTGGCCGAGGCCGACCTACTGTTCGGCGAAGCCGAGGTGGAAGCGGCCATCGAGCGGATGGCCGTAGCCATCAACGCCCGGCTGGCCGGCGCCAATCCGCTGGTCTACTGCGTGATGAACGGCGGGCTGATCGTCACCGGCAAACTGCTGCCGCAGCTCGCCTTTCCCCTGGAGGCCGAATACCTCCATGCCACCCGCTACGGTCACCGGCTCTACGGGACGGTCCTCGACTGGAAGGTCAAGCCGGCCCGGGACATGCGCGACCGGACGGTGCTGATCGTCGACGATATCCTCGACGAAGGGGCGACCCTGGCAGCGATCATCGACTACTGCCGCGAGCACGGGGCGCGGGAGGTGCTGACGGCGGTGCTGGTGAACAAGCTGCACGACCGCAAGGCCCGTCCCGAGCTGGTCTGCGATTTCGTCGGCCTGGAGGTGGAGGACCGCTACCTGTTCGGCTACGGGATGGATTACCAGGGGTACTGGCGAAACGCCCGGGGAATCTACGCCCTGAAGGGACACTGA